In the Euwallacea fornicatus isolate EFF26 chromosome 30, ASM4011564v1, whole genome shotgun sequence genome, AAAGATTCCACTCAAAATTTGGTAATTTACAGGAACACAACTTTGCGATGTTGCCGCAAACATGTACATGCAGGGTTAGGTAAAAGCATGTATAAAATCAACCGACGCGCTAATTGGGTAGCTATTACCACTGGTGCTTGGGAATCAGGTTCGAACCCTGGTAAAGGCTGAGTAAATTGAACTTCCGAGATCATCAACGGTGCCTTTCCTatttgacattcatttccatggcaaccgtaaataaaacaataaaatgatgATGACAACGTGGGCGATTAGCTCGGTAGGTAAATAATACTATATACGTGTATACGTGGTTATATACATATCATTATTAACTgttatcaaaatgttttataaaaaaggcGAGAAAATGTGCATCACTATCATTCAACACACCCAATAATGGTGGCATTAAATCCTAGtaggaaaaaatgatatttaataCATAGGCGTTATTATATTTCTCCTCCCTATGTCTGTCTTCATCAAAATGGCACCCAACACCCAAAAGTGAATGCACACTTCTTATTGACAAAATCACGAACATTAAATACCTATCAGACTGACGCCGATATAGTCAGACGGGTCACTTTGTCACGCAAATTTTTatactcaaaataaaaaaaggcacTGTGTTATCAGTAATGACCAATTCTGGTCTGTTTGCGTCTCCATTTCCAACATGTTGTCTTCAATACAAACTCTACAAAACCGAATACCACCCCTCTATCTGAATCGATTCCTcggttaaatttattactaaatcCCTTCACTCAAACCTGCAATAAGTGCACTATACTCAAGGCCAGTTTTCATAAACTTTCATCCAAACAAAGCCCCGCATTGCCAGGACTTCAAATTACTCTATAATTTGAGGCACTATAACGCTTTTTTGATATTGGCTTTTATGCTTCGGTGGCGCAGATGGGCGGGTTTCACCTTCATCTTCAGCTGCTGAATCAAGTCGAAGATTTTCAGGCTGGGACCCACTTTCCCACCTGTGTACTCTAGAATGTCTTCTTTGTTGAGGTTCAGCAGAGTTTTGCCGgtaattttctacaaaaaagaAATGCAGGTAAATTCCTGGCAAATAGCACAACTGCATGGCAGGATGAAGCAGCGAGATAAAGGCCGACTGCAGTGATAACCATGTATCTACTCTCTTGCATGTCTAGCCAATATTTCATTGGAATATGCCGGTCTACATTTGTCCTATTTCAGTGACGCCGTACTGGCGAATCGGAGCACGGCGATTTAAAATCTCgtaaaaaagaataataaaatggtggaaaataagttttaagagttgtgttttctagaactacgtgcatttttaaagttaataaatatgATATGTTTTTAATGCACTTTACGATCCAATAATAACCTTATTGTCTTATGTTTACCAATAGATAACACTCAAAAGCAACAAGTACAAATGCACTTAAATTCgcattattacaaaatatttcatatgtaACTTTTAATCTTCAGATAAGTTTTGCCGCTTTGAGTACTGCCGGCGCAAAAATTCTCATAGGTCATAAATGCCTTAGCTCAGTTACATTACCGTTACATATTATTAAGTATTCCCTTAGGGTGGGCTTAAATGGTCcctttttttacttgaaataaaGAGACTGGTAAAGTTACCAGAAACTGgtagtttgaaaaattcgttaaatGCGACTGATCATCATTCAATGTGATTGCAAATGCATcataaataaactttcaaaCCCTCTCAGACGTTTTCTATTTGCAATAGGCATCACATTGTACTTTGGCGTAAAAATTCTGCTACGACATACACTTCACCATCTCGTCACGAATTAAAGTGGGCACTTAATATATCAGCTTTGTGCAAAAATACCTCTtcagtcttaaaaaaaaaatgaaagacaAACAGCCGGTACTTTTTGAGTACACAAGTTCTTAGGCCTATAATAATGAGAACATTTTAGAAGCACCCACATTCATCGACACACCGCGATTGATATAAAATGTGTATCAAAACGTTTTTTCTATTGTGTGCAGTAGTTTATGCCACGAAGGTAAGCGCTGATTACAACTTTGACACAATTTATTAACCATAATTTCTAGAAAGAACTCATAACtgacaaatataatatttttcaggcTTTCCCAAATTACATCCTCGGAATGGACAATGCTTCAGCAAATGTCCTCACCCGCCTAGGATTGTCTTTTAGGGATGATATCGACTATAATGCATATATTCTTAATTTGGAAGATGTGATTGAGGACGTGCAGCAAGTAGTTTTGAAAGTTATTCAGAATGCCGTGGCACTTGGAACGGAGTTCGTCAACGCAGCAGCCATATACTTGTCGCAGCAAAGTGTgtggaaaattacaaatttgcaGAGCAGCATGTTTAAGGACTTCGAGAGTGAACGTCATAATGCATTCACACAaggtaaatatatataaagttAATTTGTACAGAATAAGCATaaaaaaactatcaaaaaactataaaaattttacagttttctcTAATTGCAGATATTGATATCAGCTCCTGCGTCTCGGAAGCGATCACTCTTGTCTATAACGCATCCCAAGATTCCATCGCCAAATTACAGGAGAAATTGGATAATATTACCAcaaatttcaatgattttaCCTCGGAGACGTACACCGCACCAGCTGATACCACGCTGACAAAAAGCTACACTATTCGAGATAGAATTTACAAGTGCCCTTTTAATTCCACCGATTTCGTCCCCTTCTACCTTTGTCTCACCGTCCAAGCGGTATTGGAGGACATTGTGAGCCTTAACGAATTCGCTGAAAAATTCAACGACACATCAGCTCAAATTACTGAACTAGTGGCAGAGTTCAAAGAATCCGCTTCACTTTATGGTGACTTGTATGTAGACAACTTCAACGTTACGTCGCAGAAGATTTTCGAAGATGTTTTTTTGCCTTGTGCGAAAGACATAGGGTACACTCCCTAGAGCTGGGAGGGAAAGAGGGGAAGATGAataaagagagagagagaaagagagagactttgttaattttaattagattaTACCAAATATTGTTGCTTCGTTTTAGAAGAGGTAATTATTTTGATACTAAATAAAGTTATGCGTAGCGTTTCCTGATGTTCCACTTCaaatcaaaacaatttaatgcaaattagaTAGCATCGGTTATTTAGAGATAGCACGAACAATGCGAAAACACTTAGACATTGGAAAAACCAAAACTTTCTAATATTTTGCTTGGTGACAATAAACGCactaataaacataaatacCGCTCTAGTTAAAGATGAATCACACAATGtgaagtgaaaataaatttttgcagaTTGGTTTAGGATAGTTCAGAAGGCTTGCTTATTGATTTTAGAAACCGAGATAAAATATGAAGTTATAATCGactgaaataataattcttaCAATACacgtgttttatttttgttttaattttgaagttgGATTGCTACTGTTGATTCATTAAATTGACTGTTCCGTCAAGCGGCAAAAAAAATCCACCGATTCCAGAACCATATTTCTCAATGTTTTTCCCTAAAAGTGCTtaaatttttacgaatttcCAGAAACAAGAActtaattttccaaagtttttcggaaaaatcgCTGAGCGATTTACGATTTTTCAAGGTAagtttttctgtaaaaaatttcgaataaagTAACTAGACTTCTCAAACCTAAAACAACTTGCCACGATTTGGTAACACACAGAACTTATAAAACctgatttaaaaatcaacaacCCTTCAAATTATCCATACCAACACATCCTTAGAGCTCACCTGTTTACTGAACGCATCACAATAATTGGCGCAATCGTTAACTCTCAAAAACTGGGCCACATCAAACACGTTCCACTCTTCCGGACACAATTCTCCCGCTGATTCCAGGACGAAATTGGCATTATCTATTAACCTAGGTATTAATTTCGGATTGGAGTTGCTTGACACCTAAAATTCTTTCTTAGGATCACACTAACATATTCAGTTAGTAGTACTGACATGCATGGGAGGTTTACGCTCAGGAGGCGGCTCTGGAGGCTCTACTGTTGGCTTTAAGTCCACGTTATTGACTACCATTAATGAAGATTCATTGCTGGCAATTGGGAGGCTTTGATCAGGCCCTGCTGGTTCTTCACCTAAAAAccaaactataaaaaaaacaaatttttaatatatttggaCAGCTGACCAGTTTCAGGTCCGTGATTTTCCTCGCTGATTTCGCTCTTTATATCAGCGCTCATGGACTGATCGTCTTCTTCATGACCCAAATCGTCAGTTTCCTGCTGCTCTACCTCTGATATTTCCTGAGATTCAGtctaaatatttgcattaagAACATTTAATGATTATTAATACTGTTTTGTAAGAGGATTCGGACCGACCTTAAGTGCTTTGCTAGATAAAGAAGCCAAAGAGTTATTGCTCCCGAAAGAACTCGTTTTGGAGCTctctttgtttttctttttgcgGCTCTTCTTCtttactgaaataaaaatttcaggttttccAAAAGATTAATCCATTGAACACACACAGAACGAATAACAGTAATAACCAAATATGTcaaagaaatacaaaaatacctCAATGAATATCTACAGTAATATCACATCCCATGTCGTTTCTAtatttgtggattttcactaTTCAGTTCAACTGTCATTTTAcaaagatatttcaaatggaaattcACCTTTAGGACTTTTGGCCACAGGCGCAGTTGATTTGTGTTGAGGGGGTGGTGGCCCCTCCAGTTTATGTCCCACACTTTGACACCACCCTACTGGGTAAATATCTGAGCATTCGCAGTCTAGCCATTGGTCGTATTCTTCCTCCCATCCATCGAAATGGACCTTAAGTAAGCGGCCCACAACTTTTCCTACTGTGGCAATACAAACCAGCCGTGGATCCATTAAATCCGCAGCTTCAATCTTCATCCCTGGGACAAACCCGTGTAGGGGCACGTATGTGTTAAACAGCGACGGATCGGCAGGGATGTTTCCTGTCTCTATGAGGTAGTTGTTCCAATCAAATGCCGCCTACATTTTAAACTTAGTAATAAAAtagacaattttaaatataagaaTGTTTATCACCTGATCGTAGCCTTTGGGTGGGGTTAGGGGGATGTTATGTTTGTGGCAAAAACCCACTGGAAATATACAGGGAGATTTCACGTGGTAACAGAACCAGTCACCCCCTAAAAGTCGAAAATAAGGTTGTTTTCATAGGAAAATAACAGTGGATTTACCAGTGAAATCTGTATCATAAGTATCTATCCTAATCATAACGTAACCATAGTTCAAAACGTCCATCACGGTAGCCACACATATGGAGGATAAATTGAGTGGATCTATGGCTTCCAGTTTCACGCCAATCGAAAACcctttaaaaatacaattatttgtcgtttttttCACTaggataaaaataattaattaccgCTACTGGTGTGATCTAAAGAACCGACTTGAATGGGATTAAAAAGTTCTTCAGTAGCGTCCTCTTCTTCAAATATCCCTTGGTTTACTCTTTCAATGTAGTTAATTGGCGCCACCAAATGATGACCCaccttaaagttttattacttacGCTCAAACACGTGACGATGATAACTGATTTCCTCCACTCAATAGGGAGAATTTACAACATACCTTTTTGGCCCACCCGACAGGATGCAATAGCGGTGAATCTTCGTGACACCAAAAACCCCCATCATCAGAAACCATGtcaaaatatttcacattAAGCCTTTTACCTACTATTTTGTTAACAAAGGCCACTTTTACTTGACTTATGTGGTTCTTATCGACGACTTCCAAACAAAGACCCACTTCGAATCTAAAAACCATCTCCATTCATTTTCCTTCTACAAAAATTATCAAGGTTTAAAACCCACCTAGATTTAAGGCTTTCGATCGCTTTATTGCTATAGTTTGAAGGCAGTGTTCTAGCACCTGTTAAGCGTTTACGTAAAAAATCCTTCCAATCACTATATTTGTTTTCAATGGTTTTGGGAGGTATTAGCGGTTTACCCCTCGTCGCGCACCACCCCACTGGATGCACTTGATTTGAACATAAACTAACCCAGAAATCTTTAGTATCATTCGCTCCGAATCCCTCGTATCTTAACTGCGCCTTGTACCCCACAATACGCATCACCGTAGCTACCCAAAAGGAGTCGGGAAATGCGTCAGAAACATTATCGCAATCGGTATTTTCAACCTCCACCTTAAGAAGCCTCACTTTATAAAATGTCCTAGTTAGAAGGTTAAAAACTACCTTCATTCCAACCATAATATTTTCCCAAATATCGGCCATTGGTGCGTGTTTGAAACAAGTGACCGGAGCAGCTACAAAATATCTATCATTCAGCTGCGAATCCCAATTGAATGAATGGGCCAATTCTGAGGGTTTTCTTCTTACTAGAGGCACTGAATCGTCTGCTGCAGGAGgcaatttttctatttgtgGTAAtctatattgaaaaaatgtattttatatgGAATTTATGAcattaaatcattaaaatcaCACTAATAGAACATTTTCTAAATGGTTATacgttttgtaaaaataaataactaaattcAAAGATTCTATAATCAAGACCAGCAAAGCTTACAAATCCTACTCATCttcttaaaaacaataaacaatattcaACCATCAGTTATTATACCCTCACCTAGGATCAATGTAACAATCATTAAAATCATCATTATATTTCATGGCGAACTTATACTTGGCATAGTGATGTTTCGAGTCGGGTATATCCGGATTGGCCTGGGGCAGCGGTTCTGGAATAAGCCCGCTATATCCTCTCGCACATGCCATAGAGCAAAATCTTCTCTCTCTTGTATAAAATGCATGTTTAACTCCAATAGCGCCGCATTTCTCACATACAGCtgcacaaaatattttcatatagcCTTTAAGGAATCTTCTTACCTAATACCTTACCTATTCCATCCTTCTGGATTGGAATTACTGAAGGATCTGTGTTTCCTTGATAAGCTATTGGTGTCTTTAAAACTAAGCCTGGGTGTTTAATAGGTTTAATTTTCCTGGTGGGGCATGGTATTGTTTGGGTAGAGGTGGTTATCATATAAACTGGAGATGAGGTCCCATCATCTAAATAACTAGAGTCATTGCTCTCATTTTTCAAGTCAATAAAATGCATCATATCATAGCTTTCACCAGTGTCCTATAAACcattcaattattaataatttattattaataatattgtttgATTGACATACCATATGGGAGCCTTGCATGGCCATATCATCCATAGACTGACTGGACATGCTGTGATGTGAGGGGGTgtaatacatattttcatgATGATCCAGGAGCATATCATTGGGATCTGGAGGAATGAGTCCTAAGGGCACATCACCAGCACTTGGTTGGGACCCCATCCATACCATTTCCATTTCTGCCATTCCAGGCATAGGATTATACACTGTAATATAAAGTATAATGTTGGTATTTATCAGGATAATggtgaaattatgaaaatagcAGCAGAGTATGAAAGAAACTACCAAGATGAAGAATATTACCAgtaaaaatgcataaataatgaaagaagTTAAAGACATTTGCCAGTTTGGCTTGGTTTATTCTGCAGTTGGATAGGGTTAAATGTCATATTTGGAATTCATGATATGATCTTTCAGGActcataatttttgtatttaatattttgatagtAAGCAGTTAGttcaaattatatatttaggGTGAACAATTTgacacatttaaaataaacttgcaCCATACTCTGAATTTTACATGAACAGttacttgaaataaattaacactTTGCCAGTTGGTGCTAACAAAACTGCATGCCAGTAAAGGTGTGAATTTTGAATGAGCATGGGCGATAGTCTGAATATGCCAATGGAGGATAATCTTAGCAACAACTTTAATTGTTGGCTCATTTAAATTCACTTCgattattaaataatgtttataaGTCCTGATGGATAAAGATGTGTTTGGAAATAGATTAAGTCGAGTTGAGTGTGAGTGAATGCATAAGACTGTTTCTCATATCTAACCTtaacttattaaatataaGGATGTGCAAAAACTATTACAGCAAGCAATGCTTGAGTTATTAATTACAAGCAGTATTTCGTATAAATTTTACGGCATTACTGGTAATCTATATGTAGTGTAATAATTGGTCTTGTAGATATTCACGAGGGCATTGTTAAGAGAAATTGAAAGTGTTAaagaataacaataaaaaaatatactccTCGGCAGCCCAGCATattacaaataatatttagttCCAAATAAAATGGTACAAAACAAGAGAAACGGCAAAACCTAAACTGCAAACAAAAGCCCCGTTTCCCTTTGACTTTACAATGTGATTACTTACCGTTCATATCGTCTATTTGTCAGCAATTAAgcgattaaaattaaagcgaCTTTTAATACATGTTTTTAGTCATTTTAAGctattgaaaactttaaaaacaatCTGTTTtgaacaataacaaatttgttgaaaattttgcattacctCACGAAGCTCGCGGTTTTCGATCGAAGAGCTTTTTAGACAGATGCTTGTCAATGTCACGTCATTCTAACTATCAGTGTAACGACCAAAGTGGAGTGACTACTAGAGTTGTGAAGGTGGCGGGATGCATTATATGTAAACAAtcatcataaaatattatttctaaaaaaaattcacactgggagtaaataaaacaaaataaacatctGTAGAACTCTTTTATACACATATTTGATATGCCGAACCTGAACATAAAAAAAGCCTTACTTAACTTTTGTCTATAAATGTAGGAATACGAAATATTGTTAAGAAGAAAAACGTTtcacaccctatatatatatacagagtgccGATTTTATTGTTCTTCATTTGAGTCAGATTGTATGGAAATGTATCAACCCAAAGTAAAACAAACTGGTACCTATGGAAAACACGTAAATTTGACTACATTTTAGATAAAAGGGCAATAGACTatattgaatatatttaacaaaatatatactATATTTCAATCTAAGAGAATTATTACTGTTAAATTGGCAAGAATATATACGTATGTAAATATATTGCGGCAGAAAGAGGTTACTCTTTTCTCGTATTTTTGATAACTAGATTACACGTTTTTAACGTGAAATGggtgaacaaaaaaaaaaagaaaaattcataggAATTTTATTGACTAAATTCGCGTAATTAGGgaattcgaaattaatttcaactgaaaaaattagaaatttaaaagaaataaaaataatgttttcttgaaaatgggCGAATGAGCCGATTCGTCCACGAACCTctctggaaaaaatttaattaccttaGTAGATAACACTTGAAGGTGCTTCACGTTTCAACATCGTTTCTAAAATGTCTACAGTAATAATTATCCCTATTATAATATGATACACATACAATTCTCTATGTACAAAGTACctgaataaataacaaaaatactcTTGTCTTAATACAGTAACATTACTCTTCTGTCAaaaacgtttgaaaaaatccCCTAAAATACACGTTAAAATCTTAAACCTACGGAAATTCGTCGTCACAAAACTCAAAAGAGATATGTGTCATGTAAAATCGTCGAGTCAATTGATATTTGCATGTCTGAAACACACAATTCAGACTACTGGCACATCGATCTACTAAAAATGGTAATTCGGTAATAAATTGGTTTCCTGTTGTGTAGttgttgtgtgttcgagtgtGGAAGCATATAGGGTTTGTTTGTACAGAACCTTGTCGTATAGGAATGACGCGAAATAGGCCCGCGTTGAGAAGAGAAGAGAATTAACAGCCAGGTACTATTGTGGTGATGCAGGTACGGAGTTGCCGCAATCATAGGGTTTGTTCCTGAAATTATACACAGTGCCCTCAAGTTGCATATTATTGCATTGGACTGGCTATGAAGGCTAGTTTATTTCAAGGTAAGAATAATGACTGATTAGTTGCATGTATGtataactaaaatatttattaaccatTAGAGGCATTCCCTAAATGACAACGTCGCGCACTACTATTACTGTAGTCTTACAGCCACAATGGGCAGAGTAGCACATCATATGATCAACTGCGCAACACACGCAGTTGCCACTGTTAAcacttttttctcaatttaaagtataaatgcaaaaatttagCCAGCAAAAAGACATGAACGTACATAAATAATTCCTAATGGATATATACAGAATATTGAACGATCTTGAAGcttaaatcacaaaattttagTACTTACATACTTATCTAAGCTTTGCCGATCATCGGCTGCTCCGCATCAGAATTGTCTATCCTTCCGATGTTAATAGACGTATGTTGAAACCTGCTTTGTACTGAAATGCGTTCCACGACACAGGAAGCAGATAATCTTGCTTCTGGATCGTGATCCCAACACTCCTCCATTGTGTCACATAACACAGCGAGACCCTATTATTTATGAAGAAATTGCACTCATATCTTAAGCATGTCATAGAAACCTCTTATACGATATACGATAAGAGACTGTTATTGGCCATTTTGCCAGCTTACCGGGTGTGTTCGCCAATGTGGCTGAATCGTGGGTCTGACTTTTTTCTGTACAACTTGCTCCTGCATATCTTCGAGAGAGGGATGCAAACCCACTTCTTTCTCTTCCTCAAATGGCAGACGATACTCCGGAATTGGCCCGTCTTGAgcctaaaaaattaacttttaccACAAAAAACACGCGTAGAAGCCTTTAATTACGTTGCATCTGGAGACCAGTTCCCACAACACAAGACCACAGGCGTACATGTCTATTCTCAAAAAAGAATCTGAGGTGAAGTTGATGGCTCCTTCCAATACCTCCGGAGCCATGTAtctgaataaaaatatttttgggccCCATTCCCCTTTCCGACAGAAAATCATTACCGTCTAGTTCCCACTTGGCCATGTGTATCTCCACACGACTTTCCTGATTCGAAAGTGATGGCGAGACCAAAATCCGCGATGCAAGCAGTCAAATCGCTCTTCAGTAGAACGTTCTTGCTCTTGAAATCTCGATGGGCAATACACGGTTTTGCCGTTTCCCCGGGAGTCTTGCCAGAAATAGGTTCATGTAGATGGGCCAAACCTAAAAAGTCCCCCTTCTTCGTTTCAAGTTGatttgatattaaaataatttttacctcTTCCCATAGACTCGGCAATTTTGCACAGATCTTGCCAAGTTAAAGTGTAGGCTTTCAAATAGTCGCACAAAGATCCTTTTTCATGGTACGCGGTAATCAACCAGAACTCAGAAGTAAGATTATCTCCCCGTTTTTCTGCGCCAATGTACTCTAGTACATTGGGATGGACCATGAAAGGAAGCatgaaaatgtctttttcCGTTTGCCAAGACTGCTTATCCTAAAAGAATGTCAAGTATTACAAGCCATTGTTAGACTCCAAACACCAATCTTTTTGTCTCAATTTAGCTGACTATGAAACCTAATAACATGAGAACTTACCTGAATAGGAAATATCTTAACTGCCACTTCCTCAGTTTTGAACTGAGCTCTCCAAACAGCACCGAACCGTCCTCGAGCTTTGATTTCAAGTAGTTGAATGGGTCGGCACTCCAGTTGTGGCGACGGTGGCGGGATTGGGTGGGGATCTGATGTGGGTAACTTGAAAAGTATCACACAGTATGTTATAACATGTTTCAATGATTATTAGGTGGAATGGTTGATTTGtcacgtttttttaaattgaaactagATCTGACTTCAATAAAAATCTTGTCGATTAACGACAATTAATACTGTTGGTTAAGACAATGATGATTGTAACAATAACTTCTTATAGTTTGACTCACTGAATA is a window encoding:
- the LOC136347913 gene encoding uncharacterized protein, which encodes MCIKTFFLLCAVVYATKAFPNYILGMDNASANVLTRLGLSFRDDIDYNAYILNLEDVIEDVQQVVLKVIQNAVALGTEFVNAAAIYLSQQSVWKITNLQSSMFKDFESERHNAFTQDIDISSCVSEAITLVYNASQDSIAKLQEKLDNITTNFNDFTSETYTAPADTTLTKSYTIRDRIYKCPFNSTDFVPFYLCLTVQAVLEDIVSLNEFAEKFNDTSAQITELVAEFKESASLYGDLYVDNFNVTSQKIFEDVFLPCAKDIGYTP
- the Sfmbt gene encoding polycomb protein Sfmbt, with the translated sequence MNVYNPMPGMAEMEMVWMGSQPSAGDVPLGLIPPDPNDMLLDHHENMYYTPSHHSMSSQSMDDMAMQGSHMDTGESYDMMHFIDLKNESNDSSYLDDGTSSPVYMITTSTQTIPCPTRKIKPIKHPGLVLKTPIAYQGNTDPSVIPIQKDGIAVCEKCGAIGVKHAFYTRERRFCSMACARGYSGLIPEPLPQANPDIPDSKHHYAKYKFAMKYNDDFNDCYIDPRLPQIEKLPPAADDSVPLVRRKPSELAHSFNWDSQLNDRYFVAAPVTCFKHAPMADIWENIMVGMKVEVENTDCDNVSDAFPDSFWVATVMRIVGYKAQLRYEGFGANDTKDFWVSLCSNQVHPVGWCATRGKPLIPPKTIENKYSDWKDFLRKRLTGARTLPSNYSNKAIESLKSRFEVGLCLEVVDKNHISQVKVAFVNKIVGKRLNVKYFDMVSDDGGFWCHEDSPLLHPVGWAKKVGHHLVAPINYIERVNQGIFEEEDATEELFNPIQVGSLDHTSSGFSIGVKLEAIDPLNLSSICVATVMDVLNYGYVMIRIDTYDTDFTGGDWFCYHVKSPCIFPVGFCHKHNIPLTPPKGYDQAAFDWNNYLIETGNIPADPSLFNTYVPLHGFVPGMKIEAADLMDPRLVCIATVGKVVGRLLKVHFDGWEEEYDQWLDCECSDIYPVGWCQSVGHKLEGPPPPQHKSTAPVAKSPKVKKKSRKKKNKESSKTSSFGSNNSLASLSSKALKTESQEISEVEQQETDDLGHEEDDQSMSADIKSEISEENHGPETGEEPAGPDQSLPIASNESSLMVVNNVDLKPTVEPPEPPPERKPPMHVSSNSNPKLIPRLIDNANFVLESAGELCPEEWNVFDVAQFLRVNDCANYCDAFSKQKITGKTLLNLNKEDILEYTGGKVGPSLKIFDLIQQLKMKVKPAHLRHRSIKANIKKAL
- the put gene encoding activin receptor type-2A — translated: MKAFITLALILLLKAVTQSEPAVLTSPVTAKCEYFGNNTTCSDQSNSSCSVEICEPPGEYKRSHCFVVWSTLPDGSKNISLKGCLLNNEVCHDQALCVERAHTPKNNVLFCCCEGDMCNQDFVWEPAPPEPSSPSTAIPTVMDEDDQSLPIFLTLIGILGLMIIVLITGMLLWTRRHKPYFRGLPTSDPHPIPPPSPQLECRPIQLLEIKARGRFGAVWRAQFKTEEVAVKIFPIQDKQSWQTEKDIFMLPFMVHPNVLEYIGAEKRGDNLTSEFWLITAYHEKGSLCDYLKAYTLTWQDLCKIAESMGRGLAHLHEPISGKTPGETAKPCIAHRDFKSKNVLLKSDLTACIADFGLAITFESGKSCGDTHGQVGTRRYMAPEVLEGAINFTSDSFLRIDMYACGLVLWELVSRCNAQDGPIPEYRLPFEEEKEVGLHPSLEDMQEQVVQKKVRPTIQPHWRTHPGLAVLCDTMEECWDHDPEARLSASCVVERISVQSRFQHTSINIGRIDNSDAEQPMIGKA